The following are encoded in a window of Mycobacteriales bacterium genomic DNA:
- a CDS encoding TadE family type IV pilus minor pilin — translation MTTRTQRGSATAELAVALPALLAVLALCVWALSVVAATLRCADAARAAARAAARGEAPETVAATARRTAGRPVATARTADGDLVTVRVTARLAPPLLGRLLPPVTVAQAATAHGEPPGEEP, via the coding sequence ATGACGACCCGTACCCAACGCGGCTCCGCCACCGCCGAGCTCGCCGTCGCGCTGCCCGCGCTGCTCGCCGTCCTCGCGCTCTGCGTCTGGGCGCTGTCGGTCGTGGCGGCGACGCTGCGCTGCGCCGACGCCGCGCGTGCCGCCGCCCGGGCCGCCGCGCGCGGCGAGGCGCCGGAGACGGTCGCCGCGACCGCGCGCCGTACCGCCGGCCGCCCCGTCGCCACCGCCCGCACCGCCGACGGCGACCTCGTCACCGTCCGGGTCACCGCGCGCCTCGCCCCGCCGCTGCTGGGCCGCCTCCTGCCGCCGGTCACCGTCGCCCAGGCCGCGACCGCGCACGGCGAGCCACCGGGGGAGGAGCCGTGA
- a CDS encoding class E sortase: MDATFITPPVPESPRPARRLVGDSLRRPGGRRALSVLSIVLALAGAGMFTWPFATDLWSARIQSKLRTQFDNPAYREAYRLHQIKVGQGLTRIVIPKLKLNVLVVEGTTPAALKAGAGHYVNTPLPGEAGNVAIAGHRTTYGRPFNRLDEMKAGDVVYLDTPFARYEYKVTPAFPDAKGTVANPHPVLPTEFQVVAPPSDPTAHWLTLTTCHPKGSARQRLVLRLQMTAQLPPVKA, from the coding sequence ATGGACGCGACCTTCATCACCCCGCCCGTCCCGGAGAGCCCGCGCCCGGCCCGGCGCCTCGTCGGCGACTCGCTGCGGCGCCCCGGCGGCCGCCGCGCGCTGTCCGTGCTGTCGATCGTGCTCGCGCTCGCCGGCGCCGGCATGTTCACCTGGCCGTTCGCGACCGACCTGTGGTCGGCGCGGATCCAGAGCAAGCTGCGCACGCAGTTCGACAACCCCGCCTACCGCGAGGCGTACCGGCTGCACCAGATCAAGGTCGGCCAGGGCCTCACCCGCATCGTCATCCCGAAGCTGAAGCTCAACGTGCTCGTGGTCGAGGGCACCACGCCCGCCGCGCTCAAGGCCGGCGCCGGCCACTACGTCAACACCCCGCTGCCCGGCGAGGCCGGCAACGTCGCCATCGCCGGCCACCGCACCACGTACGGCCGCCCGTTCAACCGGCTGGACGAGATGAAGGCCGGGGACGTCGTCTACCTGGACACGCCGTTCGCGCGGTACGAGTACAAGGTGACGCCGGCGTTCCCGGACGCGAAGGGCACGGTCGCCAACCCGCACCCGGTCCTGCCGACCGAGTTCCAGGTGGTCGCGCCGCCGAGCGACCCGACCGCCCACTGGCTCACGCTGACCACCTGCCACCCGAAGGGCAGCGCCCGCCAGCGCCTCGTCCTCCGGCTCCAGATGACCGCCCAGCTCCCGCCCGTCAAGGCCTGA
- a CDS encoding zinc ribbon domain-containing protein, producing MRCPSCSSDVAAERRFCPSCGTPLMVGAAARGTAFGESPAATLTGRAPARGTAASGDTAGVAATAAMPAVPAAAPTPYPDDPGTGPTQVLPDPATVRAGTRADGRSGAPAGGWRERLAPAGDAVRRRAGDLADRYRTAPGDVRLALVGTAITVVAFLLLPYARNDGTAAELGGRLWWRPIAAVAATVLLATTLRARAADGDRPATASGVDRLLTAVVVATVGVTEAGLVGIVSGGAHGVRAGYYGMLAGLLLVLVATVRAARRRCGA from the coding sequence GTGCGCTGTCCCTCGTGCTCGTCCGACGTCGCCGCCGAACGCCGGTTCTGCCCGTCGTGTGGCACGCCGCTCATGGTCGGCGCCGCCGCCCGCGGCACCGCGTTCGGCGAGAGCCCCGCCGCCACGCTCACCGGCCGCGCGCCCGCGCGCGGCACCGCCGCCTCCGGCGACACCGCCGGCGTCGCGGCGACCGCCGCCATGCCCGCGGTCCCGGCCGCCGCCCCCACGCCGTACCCCGACGACCCCGGCACCGGCCCGACCCAGGTGCTGCCGGACCCGGCCACCGTCCGCGCCGGAACGCGCGCCGACGGTCGCTCCGGCGCGCCCGCGGGCGGGTGGCGGGAACGGCTGGCGCCCGCCGGCGACGCGGTACGCCGCCGCGCCGGCGACCTCGCCGACCGCTACCGCACCGCGCCCGGCGACGTCCGCCTCGCGCTGGTCGGCACGGCGATCACGGTGGTGGCGTTCCTGCTGCTGCCGTACGCCCGCAACGACGGCACCGCCGCCGAGCTCGGCGGCCGGCTGTGGTGGCGCCCGATCGCCGCGGTCGCCGCCACGGTGCTGCTCGCCACGACGCTGCGCGCCCGCGCGGCCGACGGCGACCGCCCGGCCACGGCGAGCGGCGTCGACCGGCTGCTCACGGCCGTCGTCGTCGCCACGGTCGGCGTCACCGAGGCGGGCCTGGTCGGCATCGTCTCCGGCGGCGCCCACGGCGTCCGCGCCGGCTACTACGGCATGCTCGCGGGCCTGCTGCTCGTGCTCGTGGCGACCGTCCGGGCCGCCCGGCGTCGCTGCGGCGCCTGA